One segment of Pangasianodon hypophthalmus isolate fPanHyp1 chromosome 10, fPanHyp1.pri, whole genome shotgun sequence DNA contains the following:
- the LOC113547724 gene encoding deleted in malignant brain tumors 1 protein-like, whose translation MKFGAQFLALFICICGSTHFGQTREESRSDGASCGGILTQSKGELFSPNFPRNYPNNAECTWRLQGPEQKVVSLTFTFVDLESKWDSVHVYDGLTDEDPQLGVVTANQTNSFTSSSRYMTVIFSSDESWTQKGFRAEWAFIGGDPCGGDLTQSQGEFFSPNFPNNYPEGTNCTWRLVSPEQQVVSLTFVSVDIESCLGCGCDAVRVYDGPSTSSLLLGTVCGYVRKTFSSSSNTLTVVFSSDNSVNRRGFIAHWNFTGGDPCGGDLTQSQGEFFSPNFPNNYPEGTNCTWRLVSPEQQVVSLTFVSVDIESCLGCGCDAVRVYDGPSTSSLLLGTVCGYVRKTFSSSSNTLTVVFSSDNSVNRRGFIAHWNFTGGDPCGGDLTQSQGEFFSPNFPNNYPEGTNCTWRLVSPEQQVVSLTFVSVDIESCLGCGCDAVRVYDGPSTSSLLLGTVCGYGRKTFSSSSNTLTVFFSSDNSVNQRGFIAHWNFTDGGACGGILTQSKGEFFSPNFPLNYPNNAECTWRLQGPEQKVVSLTFTFVDLESNWDSVDVYDGLTDEDPHLGAVTQTNSFNSSSRYMTVTFSSDWSVTQQGFRAEWAFIDSPSCRYNCGNNLSVCSCTSDCQDNRNCCYDYNGEKNVKI comes from the exons acttTGGACAGACAAGAGAAGAATCAAGATCAG ATGGAGCTTCTTGTGGTGGAATTTTAACTCAATCAAAAGGAGAACTTTTCAGCCCCAATTTTCCCCGTAATTATCCTAATAATGCTGAGTGCACATGGAGGCTGCAGGGTCCTGAGCAGAAGGTGGTTTCATTAACCTTCACGTTTGTTGA TTTGGAGTCAAAATGGGACTCAGTCCATGTGTATGATGGTCTGACTGATGAGGATCCACAGTTGGGTGTTGTGACTGCAAATCAGACAAATTCATTCACCTCCAGCAGCAGATACATGACTGTCATTTTCTCCAGTGATGAGAGCTGGACTCAAAAAGGCTTTCGAGCAGAATGGGCTTTCATAG GTGGAGATCCATGTGGTGGAGATCTGACTCAGTCACAAGGGGAATTTTTCAGCCCCAATTTTCCCAATAATTATCCTGAGGGAACAAATTGCACATGGAGGCTCGTGAGCCCTGAGCAGCAGGTGGTTTCGTTAACCTTCGTGTCTGTTGA TATCGAGTCATGCTTAGGCTGTGGGTGTGATGCTGTACGTGTGTACGACGGCCCGTCCACGTCATCTCTGTTATTGGGAACTGTGTGTGGATATGTAAGGAAGACATTCAGCTCGAGCAGCAACACTCTAACTGTGGTTTTCTCCAGTGATAACTCTGTTAACCGAAGAGGATTCATCGCACACTGGAACTTTACAG GTGGAGATCCATGTGGTGGAGATCTGACTCAGTCACAAGGGGAATTTTTCAGCCCCAATTTTCCCAATAATTATCCTGAGGGAACAAATTGCACATGGAGGCTCGTGAGCCCTGAGCAGCAGGTGGTTTCGTTAACCTTCGTGTCTGTTGA TATCGAGTCATGCTTAGGCTGTGGGTGTGATGCTGTACGTGTGTACGACGGCCCGTCCACGTCATCTCTGTTATTGGGAACTGTGTGTGGATATGTAAGGAAGACATTCAGCTCGAGCAGCAACACTCTAACTGTGGTTTTCTCCAGTGATAACTCTGTTAACCGAAGAGGATTCATCGCACACTGGAACTTTACAG GTGGAGATCCATGTGGTGGAGATCTGACTCAGTCACAAGGGGAATTTTTCAGCCCCAATTTTCCCAATAATTATCCTGAGGGTACAAACTGCACATGGAGGCTCGTGAGCCCTGAGCAGCAGGTGGTTTCGTTAACCTTCGTGTCTGTTGA TATCGAGTCATGCTTAGGCTGTGGGTGTGACGCTGTACGTGTGTACGACGGCCCGTCCACGTCATCCCTGTTATTGGGAACTGTGTGTGGATATGGAAGGAAGACATTCAGCTCGAGCAGCAACACTCTAACTGTGTTTTTCTCTAGTGATAACTCTGTTAACCAAAGAGGATTCATCGCACATTGGAACTTTACAG ATGGAGGTGCATGTGGTGGAATTTTAACTCAATCAAAAGGAGAATTTTTCAGCCCCAATTTCCCCCTTAATTATCCCAATAATGCTGAGTGCACATGGAGGCTGCAGGGTCCTGAGCAGAAGGTGGTTTCATTAACCTTCACGTTTGTTGA TTTGGAGTCAAACTGGGACTCAGTAGATGTGTACGATGGTCTGACTGATGAGGATCCACATTTGGGTGCTGTGACCCAGACAAATTCATTCAACTCCAGCAGCAGATACATGACCGTCACTTTCTCCAGTGATTGGAGCGTGACTCAACAAGGCTTTCGAGCAGAATGGGCTTTCATAG ATTCCCCATCCTGCAGGTATAACTGTGGTAacaatctcagtgtgtgttcctgcaccAGCGACTGTCAGGACAACAGAAACTGCTGCTATGATTATAATGGTGAGAAAAATGTCAagatttaa